From the Pseudarthrobacter sp. MM222 genome, one window contains:
- a CDS encoding LysR family transcriptional regulator: protein MDMEHKQLVQLLPLLPLLAELGRTQHVTAAAAVLGLPQSTVSRGIARASAIVGTDLLIRDGRGVRLTPAAKALLPHIEAALGEFQTGLDLVRHESEVVRGRIAVTFQHTFGEAMLPLLISAFRNRHPQTAFELSQGARDGCLTELAAGDADVALTAPVAAPSRTIGSAALYREPLRLVVHHRHRLAKRRRAGLEEIRQEPFVAMGPGYGMRSLTDVLFREAGFRPRIAFESQDTHTARGLVSAGLGVSILPPGGAAPGRNPSADSGELGWVELALDSRLAYREIGLAWRERRGGADAEPDPVRLFRELVLSEGPALLAGFVRERSGS, encoded by the coding sequence ATGGACATGGAGCACAAGCAGCTAGTGCAGCTGCTTCCCCTTCTGCCCCTGCTGGCCGAACTGGGCCGCACCCAGCACGTGACGGCCGCCGCCGCGGTACTGGGCCTGCCGCAGTCGACCGTCAGCCGCGGGATCGCGCGGGCCAGCGCCATCGTCGGCACCGATCTGCTCATCCGCGACGGGCGCGGGGTGCGGCTCACCCCTGCTGCGAAAGCGCTCCTGCCGCACATCGAGGCGGCGCTGGGCGAGTTCCAGACCGGGCTGGACCTGGTCCGGCACGAGTCCGAGGTTGTCCGCGGCCGGATCGCGGTCACTTTCCAGCACACGTTCGGCGAGGCCATGCTGCCGTTGCTGATCAGCGCCTTCCGCAATCGCCATCCGCAGACGGCGTTCGAACTCAGCCAAGGCGCCAGGGACGGCTGCCTTACGGAACTCGCCGCGGGGGACGCCGATGTGGCCCTGACCGCACCGGTAGCGGCGCCCAGCCGGACCATTGGATCGGCCGCGCTGTACCGCGAGCCGCTGCGCCTGGTGGTCCATCACCGGCACCGGCTGGCGAAGCGCCGGCGCGCCGGGCTCGAGGAGATCCGGCAGGAGCCGTTTGTGGCCATGGGGCCGGGCTACGGCATGCGCTCCCTGACCGACGTGCTGTTCCGGGAGGCGGGTTTCCGACCCCGGATCGCCTTCGAAAGCCAGGACACGCATACCGCCCGGGGGCTCGTCTCGGCCGGGCTGGGCGTGAGCATCCTGCCGCCGGGCGGTGCTGCCCCCGGCAGGAACCCCTCGGCGGACTCGGGCGAGCTGGGCTGGGTCGAGCTCGCCCTGGATTCCCGCCTTGCCTACCGGGAGATCGGGTTGGCCTGGCGGGAACGCCGTGGGGGAGCGGACGCCGAACCGGATCCGGTGCGGCTGTTCCGTGAGCTCGTCCTGAGCGAGGGGCCCGCGCTGCTGGCGGGATTCGTGCGGGAACGCTCCGGCAGCTGA
- the corA gene encoding magnesium/cobalt transporter CorA, whose translation MTIIDNAVYVDGVRSAEPESLEQTFETLNKHGGMAWIGLYRPTETEMAAVAAEFELHGLAVEDAISAHQRPKLERYGDNLFTVLRPARYIDESETVEFGELHIFTGKNFVVTVRHAETGGVAQVRRRLEGRPDLLRHGPEAVLYALLDQVMDDYVPVVAGLENDIDEIEDQLFSGDPKVSRRIYELAREVIQFQRAIHPLPAMMQQLRRGFEKYQVDTELQHNLRDVEDHVERLISRADSFRDLLQNALTLDGTLTANRQNEASALQNEQVKKISSWAAILFAPSFVAGVYGMNFDHMPELHWTLGYPMAILLMAATAALMYAIFKRKGWL comes from the coding sequence GTGACTATCATCGATAACGCCGTCTACGTCGACGGCGTCCGCAGCGCTGAACCGGAAAGCCTCGAGCAGACCTTCGAAACCCTCAACAAACATGGCGGGATGGCGTGGATCGGTCTCTACCGGCCAACTGAAACGGAAATGGCCGCCGTTGCTGCGGAGTTCGAGCTGCACGGGCTGGCCGTCGAGGATGCGATTTCAGCTCATCAGCGCCCGAAGCTGGAGCGCTACGGCGACAACCTCTTCACCGTGCTCAGGCCGGCGAGGTACATCGACGAGAGCGAAACCGTGGAGTTCGGCGAGCTGCACATCTTCACCGGCAAGAACTTCGTGGTCACCGTGCGACATGCCGAGACCGGCGGGGTCGCACAGGTGCGGCGTCGGCTGGAAGGGCGCCCGGATCTCCTGCGGCACGGTCCCGAAGCGGTGCTGTACGCCCTGCTGGACCAAGTCATGGATGACTATGTCCCGGTGGTGGCCGGCCTGGAGAACGACATCGATGAGATCGAGGACCAGTTGTTCAGCGGGGACCCCAAGGTGTCCCGGCGGATCTACGAACTGGCGCGCGAAGTGATCCAGTTCCAGCGGGCCATCCATCCGCTCCCCGCCATGATGCAACAGCTGCGCCGCGGGTTTGAAAAGTATCAGGTGGACACGGAGCTGCAGCACAACCTCCGGGACGTGGAGGACCACGTGGAGCGGCTCATCTCCCGCGCCGATTCCTTCCGCGACCTGTTGCAGAACGCCCTCACCCTCGACGGCACGCTGACCGCCAACCGCCAGAACGAGGCTAGCGCGCTACAGAACGAGCAGGTCAAAAAGATCTCCTCCTGGGCCGCAATCCTCTTTGCGCCGTCCTTTGTGGCAGGCGTCTACGGCATGAATTTCGACCACATGCCGGAACTGCACTGGACGTTGGGCTACCCCATGGCCATCCTGCTTATGGCAGCGACGGCAGCGCTGATGTACGCCATCTTCAAGAGGAAGGGCTGGCTCTAG
- a CDS encoding MFS transporter — MLRFRLLRRSDATFPAPTPAPPWAGHAKGSQAYGRILAGLSFAGVATFAQLYSTQAVLPILAADLRVTAAEAALTISLATVGLAVTVLPWSFVADRIGRVRAMMWGISAATILGLLVPLAPSFPTLLGLRMLEGMALGGIPAIAIAYLNEEVNKAHAALAAGSYVAGTTLGGLAGRLVAGPVGELWGWRAAALAVSVLATAAAVLFLVLVPRARGFTAAAAGGFRAAVRTLAGHGRNPRLLALYIQAFLLMGGFVAVYNYLGFHLSGEPFNLPATAISLIFLAYLSGTVSARWSAGLTLRFGRRNVLVSGTGLMAGGLALTLTQQLPLILLGLLVFTGGFFAAHSIGAGWTGVIASTGRAQAASLYNLAYYLGSSLLGWAGGLVFQSLGWTALALAVIGLACTTAVITAVVHPSTPPAPDAATS; from the coding sequence ATGCTCCGATTCCGCCTGCTCCGCCGCTCCGACGCCACCTTTCCGGCCCCAACGCCCGCGCCACCGTGGGCAGGGCACGCCAAGGGCTCGCAGGCCTACGGCAGGATCCTCGCAGGCCTGAGTTTCGCCGGCGTGGCGACGTTCGCGCAGCTGTACTCGACTCAGGCGGTGCTGCCCATTCTCGCGGCGGACCTCCGGGTGACGGCAGCGGAGGCGGCCCTGACCATCTCCCTTGCCACCGTGGGGCTCGCGGTGACCGTGCTCCCGTGGTCGTTCGTGGCGGACCGCATCGGCAGGGTCCGCGCCATGATGTGGGGCATCTCGGCCGCCACCATCCTGGGACTCCTGGTGCCGCTGGCCCCCAGTTTCCCGACGCTCCTTGGCCTGCGGATGCTGGAGGGGATGGCCCTCGGCGGTATCCCGGCCATCGCCATCGCCTACCTCAACGAGGAAGTGAACAAGGCCCATGCCGCCCTCGCCGCCGGCAGCTACGTCGCGGGCACCACACTGGGCGGACTGGCGGGGCGGCTCGTGGCCGGCCCCGTGGGTGAACTGTGGGGCTGGCGGGCCGCGGCGCTGGCGGTGTCGGTCCTCGCCACGGCCGCTGCCGTCCTGTTCCTGGTCCTGGTGCCCAGGGCGCGGGGGTTCACAGCTGCTGCGGCAGGCGGCTTCCGAGCGGCAGTCCGCACCCTGGCCGGCCACGGGCGTAACCCCAGGCTGCTGGCCCTCTACATCCAGGCCTTCCTGCTGATGGGCGGCTTCGTGGCCGTCTACAACTACCTCGGCTTCCACCTCTCCGGGGAACCCTTCAACCTGCCGGCCACCGCCATCAGCCTGATCTTCCTGGCCTACCTCTCCGGGACGGTCTCGGCCCGCTGGTCCGCGGGCCTGACACTTCGCTTCGGCCGCCGCAACGTCCTGGTCTCGGGGACCGGGCTCATGGCGGGCGGGCTGGCACTCACGCTGACGCAGCAGCTGCCGCTGATCCTGCTGGGGCTGCTGGTGTTCACCGGCGGATTCTTCGCGGCCCACAGCATCGGTGCAGGCTGGACCGGAGTGATCGCCAGCACGGGCCGCGCCCAGGCCGCCTCCCTCTACAACCTCGCGTACTACCTCGGCTCCAGCCTCCTCGGCTGGGCCGGCGGGCTGGTCTTCCAGTCCCTGGGCTGGACCGCGTTGGCGCTGGCCGTGATCGGGCTGGCCTGCACGACGGCGGTGATCACCGCCGTCGTGCATCCCTCGACGCCTCCGGCACCCGACGCGGCAACGTCCTAG
- a CDS encoding nitronate monooxygenase, whose protein sequence is MPHDLFGTRIIAAPMAGGTSTPAFVQAVHASGGLGFLAAGYKSVEAMQAEMRTTRTSGARFGMNVFVPDPVQLRPSPALVARLEDYRSRLRADAARYGTELPLLRLDDDDAWQGKIDALLADPVELVSFVFGLPGPEVVRALQRAGSAVLATVTTTGEAEAAAEQGVDGLVVQHWSAGAHSAAFQSGAGGRSGGPDGGRPGTTAELVASVRSAVDLPLAAAGSVMDRAALDAVLAGGAEAAQLGTALLRSDESGARKLHKDALASPHFTQTRLTAAFTGRPARALVNEFVRDHPDAPELYPAVHHLTAPVRAAAAAAGDPERLNLWAGTGWQQAQAGPVAGILAGLLGG, encoded by the coding sequence ATGCCGCACGACCTCTTCGGTACCCGCATTATCGCCGCCCCGATGGCGGGCGGAACCTCCACCCCGGCGTTCGTGCAGGCCGTCCACGCGTCGGGCGGCCTCGGTTTCCTCGCCGCGGGATACAAAAGCGTGGAGGCGATGCAGGCGGAGATGCGCACCACCCGGACGTCCGGCGCCCGGTTCGGAATGAATGTTTTTGTCCCGGACCCGGTGCAGCTGCGTCCCTCCCCTGCGCTGGTCGCCCGGCTGGAGGACTACCGCTCCCGGCTCCGGGCCGATGCGGCCCGGTATGGCACCGAGCTTCCACTGCTTCGGCTCGACGACGATGACGCTTGGCAGGGAAAGATCGACGCGCTCCTGGCCGACCCGGTGGAGCTGGTCAGTTTCGTCTTCGGCCTCCCCGGCCCGGAAGTGGTGCGCGCCCTCCAGCGGGCCGGCTCCGCGGTGCTCGCCACCGTCACCACCACGGGCGAGGCAGAGGCTGCCGCGGAGCAGGGCGTCGATGGGCTGGTGGTCCAGCACTGGAGCGCCGGCGCCCACAGCGCCGCCTTTCAGTCCGGCGCCGGAGGACGGAGCGGCGGGCCGGATGGCGGCCGGCCGGGCACGACGGCGGAGCTGGTCGCTTCGGTGCGGTCCGCCGTCGACCTTCCCCTCGCCGCCGCGGGAAGTGTCATGGACCGGGCGGCGCTGGACGCCGTACTGGCCGGCGGCGCAGAGGCTGCCCAGCTGGGCACAGCCCTCCTCCGCTCGGACGAAAGCGGTGCCCGGAAACTGCACAAGGACGCCCTCGCCAGCCCGCACTTCACGCAGACCCGGCTCACGGCCGCCTTCACCGGCCGGCCGGCGCGGGCGCTGGTGAACGAGTTTGTCCGCGACCATCCCGACGCCCCCGAGCTGTATCCGGCCGTCCATCACCTCACCGCGCCGGTGCGGGCGGCGGCAGCTGCCGCCGGGGACCCCGAGCGGCTGAACCTCTGGGCGGGCACCGGGTGGCAGCAGGCGCAGGCCGGACCGGTCGCGGGTATCCTGGCCGGACTTCTGGGCGGCTGA
- a CDS encoding Lrp/AsnC family transcriptional regulator: protein MNRSDDLNSLDPTDLKILLELIRDPRIQIGEISETLGIARNTAQSRLRRMQRSGLLHDGGREIDLEAVGYDVVAFVTIEVNHRELDGVVGALRLIAQVLEVHEISGRGDVWCRVVATDTHNLQAALRSILRIKGVIRTETVLALHTHIQYRTEPLISRLSQGSSLAPGRSQ from the coding sequence ATGAACAGGAGTGATGATTTGAACTCCCTGGACCCTACTGACCTGAAAATTCTGCTCGAACTGATACGTGATCCCCGGATCCAGATCGGCGAGATCAGCGAAACGCTGGGCATCGCGAGGAACACCGCGCAGTCGCGGCTGCGGCGGATGCAGCGATCCGGGCTCCTGCACGACGGCGGCCGTGAGATCGACCTCGAGGCGGTGGGCTACGACGTCGTCGCTTTTGTGACCATCGAGGTGAACCACCGGGAGCTGGACGGAGTGGTGGGCGCCCTGCGCCTGATCGCGCAGGTGCTGGAGGTCCACGAAATCTCCGGGCGCGGCGATGTCTGGTGCCGGGTGGTGGCAACCGACACGCACAACCTGCAGGCCGCCCTGCGGTCCATTCTCAGGATCAAGGGCGTGATCCGGACTGAGACAGTTCTGGCTTTGCACACCCATATCCAGTACCGGACAGAGCCGCTCATCAGCCGCCTGTCCCAGGGCAGCAGCCTGGCACCGGGCCGGTCCCAGTGA
- a CDS encoding NUDIX hydrolase has translation MSLNFDTRPAAYAVIVRDGAILLAYWKQGGKEGWTLPGGGLDLAEHPVDGCRREIYEETGYDAEIGAMLGIDVGHWPAEIRIDGGERDFQSLRLVYEAWTTGGELRHEVDGSTTHAAWIPLTELAGLNKVSLVDVALRLYRERPLNGQLS, from the coding sequence ATGAGCCTGAATTTCGATACCCGCCCGGCCGCCTACGCCGTCATTGTGCGCGACGGTGCCATCCTGCTGGCGTACTGGAAGCAGGGCGGCAAGGAAGGCTGGACCCTGCCGGGCGGCGGGCTGGACCTGGCCGAGCACCCGGTGGACGGATGCCGCCGCGAAATCTACGAGGAAACCGGCTACGACGCCGAGATCGGCGCCATGCTGGGGATCGACGTCGGACACTGGCCCGCGGAGATCCGGATCGACGGCGGGGAACGTGATTTCCAGTCGCTGCGGCTCGTGTACGAGGCGTGGACCACCGGCGGTGAGCTTCGGCATGAGGTGGACGGGAGCACCACGCACGCGGCCTGGATCCCCCTGACGGAGCTCGCGGGTCTGAACAAGGTCTCACTTGTCGACGTAGCGCTCCGGCTCTACCGGGAACGGCCGCTGAACGGCCAACTTTCCTGA
- a CDS encoding Lrp/AsnC family transcriptional regulator — MTSSAKNIRPGAGAGEPLDAVDERLLAALVADARISNKQLAELVGIAPSTALMRTRALSERGIIQGFEAKLSLSAIGRSVQALIAVRLRAHDREQIDRFTSRVPKLPAVLSTFHTSGSVDYLLHIAVATTEDLRDWVLDNLATDPVVGHTETTLVFDHIQGNHGPLPD; from the coding sequence GTGACGAGCAGTGCGAAGAATATTCGGCCGGGGGCGGGCGCAGGCGAGCCGCTGGATGCGGTCGACGAGCGCCTTCTCGCCGCGCTGGTGGCGGACGCCCGCATCTCCAATAAGCAGCTGGCTGAACTCGTGGGCATCGCGCCGTCCACGGCCCTGATGCGCACCCGTGCCCTCTCCGAGCGCGGAATCATCCAGGGCTTTGAGGCCAAGCTCAGCCTGTCGGCCATCGGACGCTCGGTGCAGGCACTGATTGCCGTTCGGCTCAGGGCCCATGACCGCGAGCAGATCGACCGTTTCACCTCACGGGTCCCCAAGCTCCCAGCCGTGCTGTCGACCTTCCATACGTCCGGCTCGGTGGACTACCTGCTGCACATCGCGGTGGCCACCACCGAGGATCTGCGGGACTGGGTGCTGGACAATCTGGCCACAGATCCCGTGGTGGGCCACACCGAAACCACGCTGGTGTTCGACCACATCCAGGGCAACCACGGGCCGCTCCCGGACTGA
- a CDS encoding N-acetylglucosamine kinase, whose protein sequence is MTNTDIPPAADSVSPSSGTAPVTPGGAVIGLDIGGTKTHGVRFEDGRAVADESVGSSNVQNVSRDEAAANLAELFSRIGSGAVAQVYAGAGGIDTDDDAAALAALIAPHVPGARITVVHDSRLLLAAGGASTGVAVIGGTGSAAWGRNSQGEEARAGGWGYLLGDEGAGYWLGREAVRHSLRRMNQGQEADELTTALLASCGLDHPNKLIALFHSVSTGRRYWAQRARLVVEAADAGHAKSRELVDQAGRDLAQLAEQTLRQLGLDGPVILGGGLGMKVPRLQESFRSTLAAAGISDVRVLDQDPVFGVLRLVAENG, encoded by the coding sequence GTGACTAATACTGACATCCCGCCGGCGGCGGACTCTGTTTCCCCGTCTTCAGGTACCGCCCCCGTTACACCCGGCGGCGCCGTGATCGGGCTCGACATCGGCGGTACCAAGACCCACGGCGTCCGATTCGAAGACGGCCGGGCCGTGGCGGACGAGTCCGTGGGCAGCTCAAATGTCCAGAATGTGAGCCGCGATGAAGCGGCGGCCAACCTCGCCGAGCTGTTCTCCCGGATCGGGAGCGGAGCCGTCGCGCAGGTGTATGCGGGAGCAGGCGGGATCGACACCGACGACGACGCCGCTGCGCTCGCCGCGCTGATTGCGCCGCACGTGCCCGGCGCACGGATTACCGTGGTCCACGATTCCCGCCTCCTGCTCGCCGCGGGAGGCGCCAGTACCGGTGTCGCGGTGATCGGCGGCACTGGCTCCGCGGCCTGGGGACGGAACAGCCAGGGCGAGGAGGCCCGTGCCGGCGGCTGGGGCTATCTGCTGGGCGACGAGGGCGCTGGCTACTGGCTGGGCCGCGAGGCCGTCCGCCACAGCCTGCGCCGGATGAACCAGGGCCAGGAAGCGGACGAACTCACCACCGCCCTGTTGGCCTCCTGCGGACTGGACCACCCCAACAAGCTGATCGCGCTGTTCCACTCGGTCTCCACCGGGCGGCGCTACTGGGCTCAACGGGCCCGCCTCGTGGTCGAGGCGGCCGACGCGGGCCATGCAAAAAGCCGCGAACTTGTCGACCAGGCCGGCCGTGACCTGGCGCAGCTCGCGGAACAAACGCTCCGGCAGCTCGGCCTCGATGGTCCGGTGATCCTGGGCGGCGGGCTGGGCATGAAGGTCCCGCGGCTGCAGGAGTCGTTCCGCTCCACCCTCGCGGCGGCCGGCATCAGCGACGTCCGGGTTCTGGACCAGGATCCGGTGTTCGGCGTGCTCCGGCTGGTCGCCGAGAACGGCTGA
- a CDS encoding pirin family protein, producing the protein MTNLEVLPIEEVCPPAHEGPGAGPCLQLWPAREVPLGGVRAMKVSRTLPQRGLPTVGAWCFLDSFGPERVAMSVLPHPHTGLQTVTWPLLGTIRHRDSVGSDVLVRPGELNIMTAGQGVSHSEFAVLPEPGGEGADGPSGQLPLQRGLQLWVALPKHERHRTAAFEQHRELPRVTGEGYAATVMVGSFAGTTSPATMFSPIVGADFSCSGRVSLPLNPDFEHAVLVLDGGLSLDGQEVLPGPLGYLGTGRSSLELDALPGTRFVLLGGEPFEEELLMWWNFVGRTHAEIEEFRRDWEDQARLPDSAAAAARFGLVRGHGPEAGREAGRIPAPPLPGVQLRPRRRF; encoded by the coding sequence GTGACCAACCTTGAAGTCCTCCCGATCGAAGAAGTCTGTCCGCCCGCGCACGAGGGCCCCGGCGCCGGCCCATGCCTCCAGCTGTGGCCCGCCCGCGAGGTGCCGCTGGGCGGCGTCCGCGCCATGAAGGTGTCCCGCACACTGCCGCAGCGGGGGCTGCCCACTGTGGGCGCGTGGTGTTTCCTCGACAGCTTCGGCCCCGAGCGGGTCGCGATGTCCGTACTCCCGCACCCGCACACTGGCCTGCAGACCGTCACCTGGCCGCTTCTCGGAACCATCCGGCACCGGGACAGCGTGGGCAGCGACGTGCTGGTCCGGCCGGGCGAGCTCAATATCATGACCGCCGGGCAGGGCGTCTCACACTCGGAATTCGCGGTCCTCCCCGAACCCGGAGGCGAGGGAGCGGATGGGCCCTCCGGGCAGCTGCCGCTGCAGCGCGGGCTCCAGCTCTGGGTGGCGCTCCCAAAGCACGAGCGGCACCGGACCGCCGCCTTTGAACAGCACCGCGAATTGCCGCGGGTCACCGGGGAGGGTTACGCAGCCACCGTGATGGTGGGCAGCTTCGCCGGCACCACGTCCCCGGCGACCATGTTTTCCCCCATCGTGGGGGCGGACTTCAGTTGCAGCGGCAGGGTCAGCCTGCCGCTCAACCCGGACTTCGAACACGCCGTCCTGGTGCTCGACGGCGGCCTCAGCCTCGACGGCCAGGAGGTACTTCCCGGTCCGCTGGGTTACCTTGGCACCGGCCGGAGCAGCCTTGAACTGGACGCGCTCCCTGGCACCCGGTTTGTCCTGCTCGGCGGCGAGCCGTTCGAGGAGGAGCTGCTGATGTGGTGGAACTTCGTTGGCCGCACCCACGCCGAGATCGAAGAGTTTCGGCGGGACTGGGAAGATCAGGCCAGGCTTCCGGATTCCGCTGCCGCAGCGGCGCGCTTCGGGCTGGTGCGGGGCCACGGCCCGGAGGCAGGCCGCGAGGCGGGGCGCATTCCGGCCCCTCCCCTGCCGGGCGTGCAGTTGAGGCCGCGCCGCCGGTTCTGA
- a CDS encoding MFS transporter has translation MTVFSELRMRPAAAERWGWDASVTARLVLAGVVIFALLVGANLATPLYPLLQAKLGITALDVTVAFAAYVLALVATLMLAGHWSDHIGRRAALVLAVLVGLAGGAVFASADGLLLLSAGRVLQGVAVALATGASSAALRELLPSRPEWASRFTLLASAGGVAAGPAVGGVLSLLPGPTSTPYFLHSCVLAALLVPLFLLKARPAIRAAAGPQPLRVLAPRRPSVSREARGAFWLASSVGFLSFTVFGFCLSLAPSYFAQIVHAESRPLIGLLAGLTLGSSAVSQLIAVRGRFVVPVGLGLLAVSVSFIAVAAAWSSPWLLVLASITAGLGQGVSFRTVFNDVAGKVEASRHAQIISTVYVITYLGSALPVIGLGLAAGAVGLQAAVAGFVVLCSVMAAAMAAITLRAALRPAA, from the coding sequence ATGACTGTTTTCAGCGAACTCCGCATGCGCCCGGCCGCCGCTGAACGCTGGGGCTGGGATGCTTCCGTTACCGCACGGCTGGTGTTGGCCGGCGTCGTGATTTTCGCGTTGCTGGTCGGTGCGAACCTTGCGACGCCGCTGTACCCCCTGCTGCAGGCCAAGCTCGGGATCACCGCCCTGGATGTCACGGTGGCCTTCGCCGCCTACGTCCTGGCGCTGGTGGCCACCCTGATGCTCGCCGGGCACTGGTCCGACCACATCGGACGCCGGGCTGCCCTCGTCCTGGCGGTGCTGGTGGGGCTGGCCGGCGGTGCCGTTTTTGCCTCGGCGGACGGCCTGCTACTGCTCTCCGCCGGCCGGGTGCTGCAGGGCGTCGCAGTGGCGCTCGCCACCGGCGCCAGCTCCGCTGCCTTGCGTGAGCTGCTGCCCAGCCGTCCCGAGTGGGCTTCCCGGTTCACCCTCCTGGCGTCAGCCGGAGGAGTAGCGGCCGGGCCGGCGGTCGGCGGAGTGCTCTCGCTCCTGCCCGGACCGACGTCAACACCCTACTTTCTGCACTCCTGCGTCCTGGCCGCGCTGCTGGTCCCGCTGTTCCTGCTCAAAGCACGGCCGGCCATCAGGGCGGCCGCCGGTCCGCAACCGCTGCGTGTTCTGGCGCCGCGCCGGCCATCCGTGTCCAGGGAGGCGCGGGGTGCCTTCTGGCTGGCTTCATCCGTGGGCTTCCTGAGCTTCACCGTCTTCGGATTCTGCCTCTCGCTAGCGCCCAGTTACTTTGCCCAGATCGTGCACGCCGAATCGCGGCCGCTGATCGGCCTCCTGGCCGGGCTGACGCTTGGCTCGTCGGCCGTGAGCCAGTTGATCGCCGTGCGCGGCCGCTTTGTGGTGCCGGTGGGGCTGGGCCTGCTGGCGGTCTCCGTGTCGTTCATCGCCGTGGCAGCCGCGTGGAGCAGCCCCTGGCTGCTGGTCCTCGCAAGCATCACCGCCGGCCTCGGCCAGGGCGTCTCCTTCCGGACCGTCTTCAACGACGTGGCCGGAAAGGTCGAGGCGTCGCGGCACGCCCAGATCATCAGCACCGTCTACGTCATCACCTACCTCGGCAGCGCCCTCCCGGTCATCGGGCTGGGGCTCGCGGCGGGAGCGGTGGGGCTCCAGGCGGCCGTCGCCGGATTCGTCGTGCTGTGCTCGGTAATGGCAGCCGCCATGGCCGCAATCACCCTGCGGGCGGCGCTACGCCCGGCGGCCTGA
- a CDS encoding trans-sulfuration enzyme family protein — MLSQDSLAVHAGRNGLTELGVHAVPIDLSTTAPLPSVHDGGLAYEHMATGGTHVEGQSTVYQRLWNPTVARFEEGVALLEDTPEAVAFATGMAALSAVLLAVVATGKNHVVAVRPLYGGSDYLLASGVLGNEVTFTSPEDVRAALRPDTGLVILETPANPSLELVDIARVAAAADGVPLLVDNTFASPVLQQPFKHGAAMVLHSATKFLGGHGDAMGGVVAAAPEWATRLRQIRAVTGGILTPWPAYLLHRGLATLPVRVRAQQASAQKVAAALAGHGLVERVYYPGLPECDPRGLIGTQMAGPGSLLAFEVAAAEHAERIPSAVRMITHAVSLGGIDTLIQHPAGLTHRPVAAGAKPHANLLRLSVGLEDPSDVVADLVQAIEATR; from the coding sequence GTGCTTTCTCAAGACTCGCTGGCCGTCCACGCCGGCCGGAACGGCCTCACGGAACTGGGCGTGCACGCCGTGCCCATCGATCTATCCACCACGGCGCCCCTTCCTTCGGTGCACGACGGCGGCCTTGCCTATGAGCATATGGCCACCGGCGGCACCCACGTGGAAGGCCAAAGCACCGTTTACCAGCGCCTCTGGAATCCCACGGTGGCACGCTTCGAGGAAGGCGTTGCCCTGCTGGAGGACACCCCGGAGGCGGTGGCTTTCGCCACGGGCATGGCGGCCCTGAGCGCCGTCCTGCTCGCTGTGGTGGCCACGGGCAAAAATCATGTCGTGGCCGTTCGGCCGCTCTATGGCGGCAGTGACTATCTCCTCGCCTCGGGGGTGCTGGGCAACGAGGTCACGTTCACGTCGCCCGAGGACGTCCGCGCCGCCCTTCGTCCCGACACCGGCCTGGTCATCCTGGAAACGCCGGCCAATCCCAGCCTGGAACTGGTGGACATTGCCCGCGTGGCCGCCGCGGCGGACGGCGTCCCGCTCCTCGTCGACAACACCTTTGCCAGCCCGGTGCTGCAGCAGCCCTTCAAGCACGGCGCGGCCATGGTGCTGCACAGCGCCACCAAGTTCCTCGGCGGCCACGGCGACGCGATGGGTGGCGTCGTGGCCGCGGCTCCCGAGTGGGCCACCAGGCTGCGCCAGATCCGGGCCGTGACCGGCGGCATCCTGACGCCGTGGCCCGCTTACTTGCTCCACCGGGGGCTCGCGACGCTGCCGGTCCGTGTGCGCGCCCAGCAGGCCAGCGCCCAGAAAGTCGCGGCCGCCCTTGCCGGGCATGGGCTGGTCGAACGCGTCTACTACCCGGGGCTGCCGGAATGTGATCCGCGCGGCCTGATCGGGACGCAGATGGCCGGCCCTGGTTCGCTGCTCGCCTTCGAGGTGGCCGCGGCCGAGCACGCCGAGCGCATCCCCTCCGCCGTCCGGATGATCACCCACGCCGTGTCCCTCGGCGGCATCGACACGCTGATCCAGCACCCGGCGGGGCTCACGCACCGTCCGGTGGCCGCCGGCGCCAAGCCGCACGCGAACCTGCTCCGGCTCTCCGTGGGGCTCGAGGACCCCTCGGATGTGGTGGCTGACCTCGTGCAGGCCATCGAGGCGACCCGCTAG